The sequence below is a genomic window from Brevibacillus agri.
AAGGAACCGCCTGTCGTGCGAGCTACCCCGGAGAAAATAAAGCCGACGATGAAAAACGTGGTAAAAATGAGTGCCATCAATACGCCGTGAGCTGTCAAGATTTGATAGTAGTTCGTCCAGCTTGGCAGTTCTATGATACCGCCGCGCACCATTCCCTGAAGCATACCTGCCAATGCAGCCAGCCCGAAGGCGATATACGCCACCCACACATACGACAGACTAAGTTTAGCCGCCGAACGCTGTATCGGAACGTGGGGAATCGAATCGTCTATTTTTCGTGCGATTACCATAGGGTTCACCTACCTCTATTTCACAATAATCGTGGTCGCCATCACCTGATGGCCGGCGCCACAGTATTCGTTGCAAAGAATCAAGTACTCGCCTGGCTTGTCAAACGTATAGCTGGCCGAGCTGATATGTCCCGGCAAAACCATGAAGTTGACGTTCGTTTCAGGAATCTGGAATCCGTGAATGACGTCCGGACTGGTGACGTGGAAGTTGATCGTCGAGCCTGCCGCGACCTCCATCTTCGTCGGCGAGAAGCCGAAGGCAAACGCCGTCATGTAAGCGTCGTACTCCTTGTCCCCTACCTGCTTCAGCCCCGGTTTGTCAAAAGGAGGGGTTTCCATCACCTGTTCGGGGTCGATCATTTCCATACTGCTTGGCGGGGCCATCCCCATCGCAAACGCATTGACGCACAGCAACAGGACAAACAGCGCCAGTCCGCCCGCACCAAGCATCAGCCATATTTTTTCATAACGGTGCAAATGCATAAGTATCCTCCTTCTCTTCCTCTATTACGCCCGGTCCAGGAAAAGCCCGAATACACCCAGCCAACCGACGAGAATGATGCCTCCCACAATTAACACAGCGGCAAACGTTCCCTTCAGTTCCTCTTGCTCTGGCTGTGTCTTTTTTTCTTTTGATTTTTTGCCTTGTTTCAATTTGTCGATTTGCGTCTCCATCGCACTGTTCTCCTTTCTGTGTGCCGCGCAGGCGCATCATATCTTTCACGCCTTCATTCTACCCCTGGGACCAGTTGGAAGTAATTCGGGGAAATCCCCTAAAATGATCAGGGAAACTCCTGATTCTGCCCGGTTTGTGTCACAGGTTCGACAAAAAAAGCCGATTTCTGCAAGAGCAGATCGGCTTTAACGGTTTTGGAGAGGCTTACCGGTATTTGATTTCGATCAATTTTCCAGTAGTGGCGTCGACGAAGCGGTAGCTGTCCTCCCGTTTTCGCTGATAGACCAGTTTCGGCTCAGGTGCGCGCTGATCTTCGTACTGTTCCCAGTAATACACCAGCTCCAGCTCGACTTCCTTTTGATACGTTTCTTTGGCTTCCTGGGCGCTGACCAGCTTCGTGGCAGCAGGCAAGGCGATGTCAGGGTGGATCGGGTGGAAACTCAGCCCTGTAACCGCGCCTGTCACCTGATCGATGCCAACCCGGTAAAATTCATCCGACACGGGGATTCCGTTGCGTTTCCCCTGAAAATTGAAGTAATACTCACGCGGCTCGTTCCTTTTTTCCAGCTTGCTTTTGTCCACCCAGTCCGGGATTGCTTCATCATGTCTGAACGTAAACAGCGTCAGCTCGGAAACAGCCGGATCGAGGTATGGCTGCAGCGCGGCAATCGCTTTTTTCCGCGCTTCGTCGACGCTGATTTTTTGCTTTTGCTCCTGTCTTTCCGGCAGGTACAGATGAAAGTCGATCAGGCGGTCGCTGGCAGCATCAGTCGTAAGCGTAATGGTTTCAAAAGCCTGATTGGCCTTTTCCGTGAAGTCCATCCAGTGGTACGACTCAATCGCCTGCAGTCCTTCCCGCAGATTGTCCTTGTGATCGTCGTATTCAAAAGTAGCGCCTGCAACGTCAATGCCAAACTGCGACTTCAGCCATTGCTCGGCCTCTTTTTGCGAAGCGATTTTGATGGTCTTCCCTTCTCCTTTTACCTGAACGCTCTCCTTGGCCTGCTGGTCTGGCTCGTCCAGCACCTCTCCGGTGAGGGCGTCGATTCTGTACACACCGTATGGCTGATAAACAAGCATCGGCTTCTTCTCCTCTGCCCTGCCAGGCGCGGAGTAGGAAGTCGGCTGCTCGGCTACGTATTCCAGCTCCATTTTCAGCTTATCCTGATAAATTTGCTTTGCTTTTTCCAGGGAGATCGCTTTTTGCGGGTCGGGCCATTTTACCTCGTCAGGCCGGATTTGATTGTACGCGTCAAAGCGGATGACATGCCCGGCGTGGTCGATAGAAACCGAGAGCGCGTTGCCATCGAGCGCAATCTGATTGATTAGCGTCTGGTAGTAGACGGTAGAGTTTACCCATTCGATCATGGCGCCTTTGCCGTCGCCTATCCCTGCTTTTCCTCTGCTTAGCGCTTTTGACTGCTTGAATTGGCTGGCATCCTTGCCGAGCATGCTGGCGAGAAACGCATCGGCCTTTTCGCGCGCCAGCTTTTCGTCCGGGTAGTCAGCAGACGCCCAGGCCGGATTTTTCACATCCAGGTAAAGCAGTCGCCCCGTCTGGGCATCCAGCTCGATTCTGGCCGTTGCGTAGGCAAGGCGGCTTTTCTCTGCTCCTGTTTCCGGCCGATCCGTCAGCAGCACAGTCCAGACCTGATGTGGATAGTTCCGGAAGCTCGGCTTGCCTACGGACTTTCTTTCCAGGCGTAGCGCCTTTATTTCCGGAATGGCTTCCTTCAGCTTGTCCAGCGTGTTTTGCACTTCCTGGGAAAACTCCTTTTGTTGCGGCAGTTGCTCCTGCGCGCTGCCTGCTGCTTCTGCCTGCGGCGGCATTGTCCAGATCGGCGTGGCAGCCAGCAAGCAAGCCGCGACGGCCGTCATGACAGACTGGTTGATCCTCTTCATCTCGATCCTCCTGATAACCTGTTTTGGGTATTTTTTACACGTTCACCCAATAGACGGACAAACCAGCCGTCAGGTTACATAATCTTCCAATCTCTGCCGCAATAAAAAAACACGCCCTGGCACAGCGGCAAGGGCGTGTTGAAGCGTGAGCATTGGACCTTTATTCAAAATCAAGCCAGCCTTTTTTGATGGCATACCGCACCAGATCGGGACGCGTGCGCAAATGCAGCTTTTCCATGATGTGCGCCTTGTGCGACTCGACGGTCTTCACAGAAACGGTGAGCTGCTCCGCGATTTCCTTGTTGCTGAAGCCTTTGGCGATCAGCACGAG
It includes:
- a CDS encoding cytochrome c oxidase subunit II; translated protein: MHLHRYEKIWLMLGAGGLALFVLLLCVNAFAMGMAPPSSMEMIDPEQVMETPPFDKPGLKQVGDKEYDAYMTAFAFGFSPTKMEVAAGSTINFHVTSPDVIHGFQIPETNVNFMVLPGHISSASYTFDKPGEYLILCNEYCGAGHQVMATTIIVK
- a CDS encoding cytochrome c oxidase subunit 2A codes for the protein METQIDKLKQGKKSKEKKTQPEQEELKGTFAAVLIVGGIILVGWLGVFGLFLDRA
- a CDS encoding YcdB/YcdC domain-containing protein, whose protein sequence is MKRINQSVMTAVAACLLAATPIWTMPPQAEAAGSAQEQLPQQKEFSQEVQNTLDKLKEAIPEIKALRLERKSVGKPSFRNYPHQVWTVLLTDRPETGAEKSRLAYATARIELDAQTGRLLYLDVKNPAWASADYPDEKLAREKADAFLASMLGKDASQFKQSKALSRGKAGIGDGKGAMIEWVNSTVYYQTLINQIALDGNALSVSIDHAGHVIRFDAYNQIRPDEVKWPDPQKAISLEKAKQIYQDKLKMELEYVAEQPTSYSAPGRAEEKKPMLVYQPYGVYRIDALTGEVLDEPDQQAKESVQVKGEGKTIKIASQKEAEQWLKSQFGIDVAGATFEYDDHKDNLREGLQAIESYHWMDFTEKANQAFETITLTTDAASDRLIDFHLYLPERQEQKQKISVDEARKKAIAALQPYLDPAVSELTLFTFRHDEAIPDWVDKSKLEKRNEPREYYFNFQGKRNGIPVSDEFYRVGIDQVTGAVTGLSFHPIHPDIALPAATKLVSAQEAKETYQKEVELELVYYWEQYEDQRAPEPKLVYQRKREDSYRFVDATTGKLIEIKYR